CTTCGATGCGCCGCCGCGTTCCCGCAGACCCTACGGTCCCTTACGAACCACCAGCCACGTACATCACCTTTGCCGACTGGGTGCCTGGTCTGTGCGGTACCCTCGGCATGATCGTCGTCAACTtgatcgacaagcagcaCCTTACCGATGTTGGGGCTGCGTTTTCCTTtggtggtggcagcggcggtggtgggTTTGCAGGTGATAGCGTCCAATGGAGAGCTAGGCTGTTTCTCTTTATCGGTTTCGCACTCATGGCCGGCGGTTTGGCGGGGAGCATCACTGTGTTGACTGTCAAGTATCTGGTGCCGTATCTGCCAGAGGGTTACGAGTATTATGGTGTTGCCAACGTGATCCAGAATGTCTgcatcatgtcgagcacCGTGCTGCTCTGGTTGAGCCAGAACACCGAGAGCGAGTACGAGTACAATCTGACGCTCTGATGAAAGCCCGGCTGTTGTTAGATGGTCCATCCGCAAAGCCGTCCTCGGATTCCATACCCTGCCGCGCAGCTTTCCACACACTTGTCCACGCCAGCAGCGGTTACTTTCTTGGAAGCGCCTAGGATCGTCTCCGAcgcctcttgctctgcgACCCGCCGTAGCTTGATGAATGTACAGATTCTATCTCAGCTCTATCTTCTCACGTCTCTCTCGTGTAGCCGTCGCAGCAATCCAATTTCTTGTTTGCAATCTGCTCTGCTCCGGTTGTTGTCCGTGGCGTCGCGGAGAGAATGATTTTGCTTGTCTTATACGCTCAAAGCTGAATACGCGGAAATGTCTATCGCGGTGGTGCGAGGCGAAAAAATCGTGACGGGCTGCGGCTACacacaagcacaagccaCGAGGTGCACGGTCTGCcggcaaacgcaaacgcaaacgcaaacgcaTAAGCCCGGACGGTAATTCGGCATTTGTCTGTCTCTGAAAATtgcgatttgtgattgcatGCTTTGTGACGCTCCACGATCTACTTTGCGATTGTACACTTGCATCACGCAGTGAAGCGTGCGGTAGCCTTTCACACGATGGCAAGAAAGCCAGTGCACATCCTCATTGTGGGTGCTGGAGCCGTGGGCTGTTTCTACGCGTCGAAACTGCAACAGGAAACGTCGTCGCGCGATATCCTGGTCTCGCTCGTGTGTCGCTCGAACTACAAGGCGATTGCAGCCAACGGGGTGTCGTTGCAAACTCATTCTTTTGGCAACTATCACTTTACACCGTACAAGGTGTTTGCTTCGATTGCTTCGGCAGCTGATTCGCGCATCAAATGGGACTACGTAGTCGTCACCACAAAGGCACTTCCAGACGTGACCAACGATGCACATGATATTCGACGCTTGGTCACACGTGGACAAGAAGCCAGCTGTATTGTGCTCATTCAGAATGGCGTCGGGATCGAGGAGGTTCACAGGGCCGAATTTGCGGACGTCCCGATAGTCAGTGCGGTCACCGTGATCAGTGCTGAGCAGATCAAGCATGGTGTGGTAAGGCAGAATCGATGGACCAGGATCAGCATGGGCTGCTATACCAACGGCCAGGCTAAACCCAACGCGTTGCTTAACGATCAAAACCTCATCGAGAGCTTGACGGCGAAAACGGATCTTCACATTGCAAATCTGGTATCATGGTTCACAGCAACGGGCATCAAAGATGCCGAACACGTATCCGAGATCTCGCTCCAACAAACCCGATGGCACAAACTATGCATCAATGCGTCCATGAACCCGTCTTCCGTGCTGTCCGGTGGTACCCCCAATTCGCGCATGGCACTTGATCCCGAACTTCGACAACACCTCCACGCTTGCATGGATGAAATCTTCTCCACCGCCCCCAAAatcctcggcatcgattTTGATCCCAAGAAACATGCGAGTCCCGAGAGGATCCTCAAGTCCACAGAGAGGAACACGGCTGGAAAACCGAGCATGCTACTCGACTGGCAAGCGGCCAGACCGATGGAGTTGGAGGTGATTCTCGGAAATCCGATCCGCATCGCCAGAAGGCAAGGACTCGACATGCCCAGATTGCAGACCTTGTATGCCCTGTTAAAGATGGCGCAAGTGAGGAAGCGCGAGGATCAGAACGAGGCCAAAGCAAATTTGTGATTCTCTCGTGGCTCCTGTATCTAACCACCGTGTCCGAACATCTTGGCCTTTGCTCGCCCAATCTGCTACGATGCACTACggtgtgattcgtgattgcaatCCAATCTGGTTGAGCACGTCATACTGAGATCCAACTCGTTCTGAGTGCCTCCAGAATGGCCTTGAGGCCCGGATTTGGAATGTCCAATTGAGATTCTAGCCGCTGCATCTCTGCGCACGCTTGCGCATACAGACGCTCGAGAACGTCGATTGTGTAATCGAACGAATTTGTGACGTTGCGCATGTACGACACGGCGTATTGTTTGGTGGCTAGATCGGCAGGTCGTTGCTTGAGGACGTTGAGGATCTGTCTGTTTGCTCCAGCACCTGTTGTGTTGGCTGTTAatgttgctgttgctgctgttgaaaGAGCCGGATTGGGTGCACTGGTTccagacgcagcagctgtgcTTTTTGTCGATGATGCAGTGGATGCGATCGACCGAGTCTCGTACGCAACACTTGCTCTGATTGAGTGAATGATGGGGAAGCTGAACTTGCCTTCGGTCAAGTCTTCTGCAAATCCTTTGTTTTCAGCATACTTGCTACTTTGAAGGTTCATAAAGTCGTCCAGGATCTGAAAGAGAAGTCCAATCAGGTTGACCATGGGGATCAATTCCGGAAAACCAACACTGCGCGCTGCAGGAGATTGGGAGAGCATCAATTTCACTGCGATCCGAAACAGCCCGCCGGTCTTGTTGTTAACCATCTCGACATATTCCTCTTCAGTCGGACAGATGAGGCTATCCCTCCACAGAAGATCCATCCCTTGGCCGCGGTGGAGGTTGATCAGTTCGTCAACCACGAGTCGTTCCACCGTTGCCCTTGGTACGCCGTTGACTGCCAAAGTTGAATGTGGCGACAGTGGTGGAGATTCGGCGCTTGCAGACGTAGAGTCTTCGTTCATGCGAAAGATCTCGCTAAACACAAGAAAGTAGACGTAATTGGCCGTATTGATGGTTTGCGGTATGCCGTAGATCTTGTGCGCGACGGGGATGCCTCTTCGAAGATCCGAGTTGTCTTCAACATCGTCCATAAGCAAGGATGCAGTGTGAAGCATGCGTACGACGTTGCAGATGGCATCGAGTTTCCGCGTGGGCACTTGGAGCCACACGTTGAATGCTTCGATCAGCTTGGTGCGAACCTCTTTGCCCGGGTTCGAGTCGAGATACGTGTACGGCTCCAAGATGGCGTTCTCTTTATCTGCAGGCCATGCAGGTTGGCTGGACAGGTGGGTGAGCATGGAATCGTACCATGAAGCATCTCCACCGGCGGTGGCCGAAGGGGTTTGGGAGAGGTTGGCTATGGATGGACCCGGTTCCGGCATGTTTGGATCGACAGCAGTTACTTGCTATACAGTTGTGAGCGAAAGAGACGGCCGATGATAGCTGACAGATGACGCAACCTCCAGCCGTAGCCGTGTCAATGTgaatgatgatgatgatgatggtgatgataCTGACGGACAAGCAGCATGCATGTGCGCAAGCCGAAGAGTGGCGCTCTCAATCAGAAGGTGGAGGGAGGAATGCTAACAAATGCAAGTGCCGATTCAGAGAGACCAAATCGGTCACAAGAGGTGGCCTACCAGTTACACAGTAGTGTTTAGCGTCCACTTTCTTCCTGCAGGTCGAGGACACTGAAGGTGTCCCGATCGGAGCAACACCTCCCCGATCGCCACCCTCAAGCGCGAGTTCCGAGAATTTTTGCAGGAAGAAAGCAAGTTGAGGAGCAAGTTGGATTTTTGTTTCGAGTTGGTCAACTCTaccctcgtcgtcatcctgaTCACCACGATAGTTGCTGGTACTTGTCCTCGTTATCTCTCGACAACCTCGCTACGGGACACGTCCGAAAAACAAGCACTGGCTTCATCGCGCACGCCGATACGTTTCCAAGATGGACCCGACCAACCTCTTTGACACTCAATTCGTCGTCAGCCAGATCGACCCAGATGGCAAGAAGTTTGATAGAGGTGAGAGCTAATAACTGCAATGGATGCGATCGCCACGGTGCCCTTTGCACTTTGAGACATTCTCGAGCTGACTTTtgttgcgcttctgctcctTTGTGTTCGTTTTTCAGTCTCGCGTATTATCGCAacatcgccatcgcttGACATGACGCTGTCGATCGACATTGCCACCGACATCTGGCCTGTCACTGAAGGACAACAGCTCACATTCCAGCTTGCATCGACACTGAAAAAGGAGACGTCATCAGCAAAGCCCGACGGTGTTGATGGAGAGACGcaagacgcagcagcacaggcGGCAGAACGCGATGCTTGGAGGCTCGATCAGCCGGGCAACGGCGGTATCGCCGATGATTTCGACTACGTCATGTACGGAAAGATCTACCGATACGACGAAAAGGTGGCAGACGAGGTGACGGTATACGGTTCTTTTGGTGGCTTGATGATGGCGCTCACCGGCAACTTTAGGCATATGAGCAATATCACCATTGGCTCCAATGTGTACTTGCTAATGCGCTAAGGGATCGCCACAGACCACATTCGTTGGAATTGACGCACGGCTTTTTCCCTGTGCGCTTGCTTCAGTGTGTAAGCCTCTTGTACTCAGAGGGAACGCGGTTGCAATCGGTAGGCTAGCTGCTCGTGTCGGTAAGCGCTTCGACGACTGCGGCCCTTGGTCTCGATGGATTCTACAGCGCCGGTTTGCTTGTCAATGTGCATTTGTGATGGCTGGTATCGACTGGACTCACTCGATCTCACTTGCCACATGTcctcgcagctgctccgGTATCGCTACTCCGATATCCAGATCCCGATCCATTGTTTCTTCTTTTTTCCGTTTTTCTGTTGATTCTCTGTACTATTAGCCATTTGAAAAATCACAATCCACTGTCCCACCCATGGCTTTGTGATACTTGGCCTCATTGCTCTGTAGGATTGAGCGATGAGCAAAGAGCCTTTGGGTGTGCCTTGTGCGGGAAAGTAGTCCTGAGCGCCTGTCCATAAAGTGCCAAGAAATAACGTCGTAACGTGCCCGGAAATGTGCCCGGTGATAGGATTTACTGTATTTATGGTGACACGTTGAAAAATCACGAGTTGAACAaacactcactcactccctcacgacttggctcACGAACGACGCACAGAAGACGCACGGAAGACGCACAGGCAAGGAGGACACAAACCAGCCACGAGCCTTGCCTTTCCGCTTGCGTGTAGACGTGTGTGAGCTGTGAGCTGTGAATTGTGAGCTGTGAGCGCGTGTTGCGTTCGTCAACCACGCACAATCCACGATTTACCGTGTATGAGAGAGAATTCACTTTTTCGTGATGAATTCTCGAATTGACTGACACGTCGTGCGTAATGTCTGCGTAAGACCCACGACTGTGTGCACTTACGACTTGGTGACGTGTGACAGTGAGCGAAGCTCTGTGGTTGGTGgttcattcgtgattcacgactgacgattcacgattcacgattcacgattcacgattggttcGCTCACCGACTCGCGTGTCGGGATTATCTTATTGGAATGGGAATGTGCAACACCGCAACGTGCTACGTGcgtcacagtcacgagtgtcagTTTGGCTTTCGTCTTGTCCTTTTACCTCTGGACGATCCGTGACATCCATCTTGCTAGCACAAACCATGCCTACATAGCTTGTCGATCTCAGCGCCTCAAATATACAAAGCAGCGTCATCAACCCAGGCAAACCAGCCTAGGTGCAGTACACATCATGGTGGCGGCCAACCGGTACCGCTCTGTGCCCACTTCGGAATCCGATGTACAGACAGCGCCAATACCGCCGTCCACCTCGCAATTGCCGCCGTCAGATCAGTTTGCATTCAGCACCACTCTTCGCAAAGCGCATTCGGACGATCCTTATTTTGGCGCTGCGTCGGATCACGGTGCATACCCACCTTTCtcatctccatctcgtaCCACCGCACACAAGCCCAACGCTTCCGATGCCTCGTTTCGTCAAGCTGCCTCCACCGACCTTTATGGCGGTTCTCTGCACTCAGTTgccgtctcggcatcggcgcACTATACACACCTCTCGGTCCAGCAGTGTCTCGATAGCCTGCACTGTCCTTCGCTCGATACTGGCCTCTCGCCGCTTTTGGTGCATGAGGCAAGAAGAGAGGCCGGCGGCTACAACGAATTTGCTGTGCGTGCTGGTGACGAGCCGTGGAAAAAGTTTCTGGCGCAATTCCAGGAGCCTCTtatcctcctcctccttggcAGTGCTGCCGTCAGCCTGCTCATCGGTCAAATAGATGATGCCGTCAGCATCACCattgccatcatcatcgtcatcagcgTCGCCTTCTATCAGGAGCAGAAATCAGAAAAGTCgctcgaggcgctcaacaagctcgtccCGCATTACTGCCATCTCATCCGCGATGGTGTCAACTCGAGCGtgctcgccaacgagcTGGTCCCCGGAGATGTGGTCACGTTCAGTACAGGAGACAGGATACCGGCCGACGTAAGGATCTGCGAATgcgtctcgctcgaggtggatgagagCACATTGACAGGAG
The Mycosarcoma maydis chromosome 14, whole genome shotgun sequence DNA segment above includes these coding regions:
- a CDS encoding farnesyltranstransferase (related to farnesyltranstransferase (al-3)), whose amino-acid sequence is MPEPGPSIANLSQTPSATAGGDASWYDSMLTHLSSQPAWPADKENAILEPYTYLDSNPGKEVRTKLIEAFNVWLQVPTRKLDAICNVVRMLHTASLLMDDVEDNSDLRRGIPVAHKIYGIPQTINTANYVYFLVFSEIFRMNEDSTSASAESPPLSPHSTLAVNGVPRATVERLVVDELINLHRGQGMDLLWRDSLICPTEEEYVEMVNNKTGGLFRIAVKLMLSQSPAARSVGFPELIPMVNLIGLLFQILDDFMNLQSSKYAENKGFAEDLTEGKFSFPIIHSIRASAGANRQILNVLKQRPADLATKQYAVSYMRNVTNSFDYTIDVLERLYAQACAEMQRLESQLDIPNPGLKAILEALRTSWISV
- a CDS encoding DNA-directed RNA polymerase core subunit RPB8 (related to RPB8 - DNA-directed RNA polymerase I, II, III 16 KD subunit), producing the protein MDPTNLFDTQFVVSQIDPDGKKFDRVSRIIATSPSLDMTLSIDIATDIWPVTEGQQLTFQLASTLKKETSSAKPDGVDGETQDAAAQAAERDAWRLDQPGNGGIADDFDYVMYGKIYRYDEKVADEVTVYGSFGGLMMALTGNFRHMSNITIGSNVYLLMR